One Panicum virgatum strain AP13 chromosome 9K, P.virgatum_v5, whole genome shotgun sequence genomic region harbors:
- the LOC120648299 gene encoding putative disease resistance protein RGA3 isoform X2: protein MKFLLVMDDVWSENVWYGLLRAPLSHGVSGSQVLVTTRSAGVALGMKAQHLHRVDKLQPEDSWILLKNQELLVDSSYRLTRPLHSTANNPRAHQAPNVLVEMRRGAGASGGLSSCAGEEDLAHGAARRVSGASGLRRGAFHLTK from the exons ATGAAGTTTTTGTTGGTGATGGATGATGTGTGGAGTGAAAACGTGTGGTATGGGCTGCTTAGAGCGCCACTCAGTCATGGTGTTTCTGGCAGTCAAGTCTTGGTGACCACAAgaagtgctggagttgctcttggAATGAAAGCTCAACATCTCCATCGAGTTGACAAGCTACAACCAGAGGATTCTTGGATTTTGCTAAAGAACCAG GAACTGCTTGTGGATTCATCCTATCGTCTCACCCGTCCTCTGCACTCCACTGCTAACAACCCAAG GGCGCATCAGGCGCCTAATGTTCTAGTGGAGATGAGAAGAGGAGCAGGTGCTTCGGGGGGCTTGTCTTCCTGCGCTGGAGAAGAGGACCTGGCACATGGGGCCGCGCGGCGCGTGAGTGGGGCTAGCGGGTTAAG GAGGGGAGCATTCCATCTCACAAAGTAA
- the LOC120648299 gene encoding putative disease resistance protein RGA3 isoform X1, whose product MKFLLVMDDVWSENVWYGLLRAPLSHGVSGSQVLVTTRSAGVALGMKAQHLHRVDKLQPEDSWILLKNQELLVDSSYRLTRPLHSTANNPRAHQAPNVLVEMRRGAGASGGLSSCAGEEDLAHGAARRVSGASGLRCDPNNMGDWIWLKKEREDVRRNLDRRF is encoded by the exons ATGAAGTTTTTGTTGGTGATGGATGATGTGTGGAGTGAAAACGTGTGGTATGGGCTGCTTAGAGCGCCACTCAGTCATGGTGTTTCTGGCAGTCAAGTCTTGGTGACCACAAgaagtgctggagttgctcttggAATGAAAGCTCAACATCTCCATCGAGTTGACAAGCTACAACCAGAGGATTCTTGGATTTTGCTAAAGAACCAG GAACTGCTTGTGGATTCATCCTATCGTCTCACCCGTCCTCTGCACTCCACTGCTAACAACCCAAG GGCGCATCAGGCGCCTAATGTTCTAGTGGAGATGAGAAGAGGAGCAGGTGCTTCGGGGGGCTTGTCTTCCTGCGCTGGAGAAGAGGACCTGGCACATGGGGCCGCGCGGCGCGTGAGTGGGGCTAGCGGGTTAAGGTGTGATCCAAATAACATGGGCGATTGGATTTGGTTgaagaaggagagagaagatgTGAGACGAAATCTGGACCGCAGATTTTGA